The following are from one region of the Oryzias melastigma strain HK-1 linkage group LG22, ASM292280v2, whole genome shotgun sequence genome:
- the eif4eb gene encoding eukaryotic translation initiation factor 4eb, protein MATAEPESSPSSSHPVEDGSEEVGQELVSPEAYIKHPLQNRWSLWFFKNDKSKTWQANLRLISKFDTVEDFWALYNHIQLSSNLMSGCDYSLFKDGIEPMWEDERNKRGGRWLVTLNKQQRRLDLDRFWLETTKLNHIMTALLLLSIPPQLLCLVGEAFDDYSDDVCGAVVNVRNKGDKIAVWTANYENREAVTHIGRVYKERLGLPSKMTIGYQSHADTATKSGSTTKNKFVV, encoded by the exons ATGGCGACCGCCGAACCG gaaagcAGTCCAAGTTCATCCCATCCTGTAGAAGATGGATCTGAGGAAGTGGGGCAGGAGCTGGTGAGCCCTGAGGCGTATATCAAACATCCCCTTCAAAACAG ATGGTCTCTGTGGTTCTTCAAGAACGACAAGAGCAAAACATGGCAGGCCAACCTGCGGCTCATCTCCAAGTTTGACACGGTTGAAGATTTCTGGGC CCTTTACAACCATATCCAATTGTCAAGCAACCTGATGTCAGGTTGTGATTACTCCCTTTTCAAG GACGGCATTGAACCGATGTGGGAGGATGAGAGGAACAAGCGTGGCGGGCGCTGGCTGGTCACACTCAACAAGCAGCAGAGGAGATTAGACCTGGATCGCTTCTGGCTGGAAACT ACAAAACTGAATCACATCATGACCGCCTTGTTGCTGCTCTCCATCCCTCCCCAGCTCCTGTGCTTAGTCGGAGAGGCGTTCGATGACTACAGCGACGATGTCTGCGGAGCCGTGGTCAACGTTCGCAACAAAGGAGATAAAATAGCTGTCTGGACAGCAAACTACGAGAACAGGGAGGCAGTCACACACATAGG GAGGGTTTACAAGGAGCGCCTGGGACTTCCTTCTAAGATGACGATTGGCTACCAGTCTCACGCAGACACAGCCACCAAAAGCGGCTCGACCACAAAGAACAAATTTGTTGTTTGA